A genomic region of Parus major isolate Abel chromosome 14, Parus_major1.1, whole genome shotgun sequence contains the following coding sequences:
- the NME3 gene encoding nucleoside diphosphate kinase 3: MVPRGAVTAQGECVPFKSGVAMICLVLGLFAGLFHSAFGGVNERTFVAIKPDGVQRRLVGEIIRRFERKGLQLVGMKLLQASEELLKEHYIVHRDRPFYSRLVKYMSSGPMVAMVWQGLDVVKTVRAMIGETNPAESRPGTIRGDFCVEVSKNVIHGSDSVESAQQEISLWFRPEELPCWEDTAAHWIYE; this comes from the exons ATGGTTCCGCGGGGGGCGGTGACAGCGCAGGGGGAGTGCGTCCCCTTTAAGAGCGGCGTCGCCATGATCTGCCTGGTGCTGGGGCTCTTCGCCGGCCTCTTCCACAGCG ccttcGGCGGGGTCAATGAACGAACCTTCGTGGCCATCAAACCGGACGGGGTCCAGCGGCGCCTGGTCGGGGAGATCATCCGGCGCTTCGAGAggaaggggctgcagctggtggggatgaagctgctgcag gcctcggaggagctgctgaaggaacaCTACATTGTCCACCGGGACCGTCCCTTCTACAGCCGCCTGGTGAAGTACATGAGCTCCGGGCCCATGGTGGCCATG GTCTGGCAGGGCCTGGATGTGGTGAAGACAGTTCGTGCCATGATCGGAGAGACCAATCCAGCTGAATCCAGGCCTGGCACCATCCGAGGAGACTTCTGTGTTGAAGTCAGCAA GAATGTGATCCATGGCAGTGACTCGGTGGAGAGTGCCCAGCAGGAGATCTCGCTCTGGTTCCGCCCGGAggagctgccctgctgggaggaCACAGCTGCACACTGGATCTACGAGTGA